A single Prochlorococcus marinus XMU1410 DNA region contains:
- a CDS encoding DUF2470 domain-containing protein encodes MKIISKETSKRVCDHMNNDHIDSVHKYLINYAKISRFKNAYMEEINNSYIKINYDGQSAIINFKNEISEEEIHSTLVSMIKDIKK; translated from the coding sequence ATGAAAATTATTAGTAAAGAAACAAGTAAAAGAGTTTGTGATCACATGAACAATGATCACATAGATTCAGTGCACAAATATCTTATTAATTATGCGAAGATATCAAGATTTAAGAATGCTTATATGGAAGAAATTAATAATAGTTATATAAAAATCAATTACGATGGCCAATCAGCAATTATCAATTTTAAAAATGAAATATCTGAAGAAGAAATTCATTCAACCTTAGTATCAATGATTAAAGACATTAAAAAATAA
- the dusB gene encoding tRNA dihydrouridine synthase DusB produces the protein MSSNIRLKGRGVNRIITSKVMLSPLAGVTDNIFRRLVRKWAPNSLLFTEMINATSLKKGYGTQKINQIDLEEGPIGVQIFDNRPYAVSEAAKQAEDSGAFLIDINMGCPVKKIAKKGGGSALIKDRKLAIELVKNVVKAVRVPVTVKTRLGWDSKEENIEDFLFKLQDAGATMITLHGRTRKQGFSGKSDWEMIGRLKKLLEIPVIANGDIKNPDDALNCLKKTNADGVMIGRGILGSPWKIGEIDYALRENKNFKKPKTEEKLYLIIEHLDELIKEKGDHGLLIARKHISWTCKDFKGASNLRKNLVRAADKNEVKNLIIKMIKTLNNEKHRLD, from the coding sequence ATGTCTTCAAATATAAGGCTAAAAGGAAGGGGAGTTAACAGGATAATTACGAGTAAGGTCATGCTATCGCCATTAGCAGGAGTTACAGATAACATTTTTAGACGACTTGTACGTAAATGGGCTCCAAACTCTTTACTTTTTACAGAAATGATAAATGCCACAAGTCTTAAAAAAGGATATGGCACACAAAAAATCAATCAAATAGATTTAGAAGAAGGTCCAATTGGAGTACAAATATTTGATAATAGGCCCTATGCTGTTTCTGAAGCTGCGAAACAAGCTGAGGACTCTGGAGCTTTCTTAATTGATATAAATATGGGATGTCCAGTAAAAAAAATTGCAAAGAAAGGTGGAGGCAGTGCCTTAATTAAAGACCGAAAACTTGCTATAGAATTAGTCAAAAATGTTGTAAAAGCTGTTAGAGTTCCAGTAACAGTAAAAACACGACTCGGATGGGATAGTAAAGAAGAAAATATAGAGGATTTCTTATTTAAACTTCAAGATGCGGGAGCAACGATGATCACACTTCATGGAAGAACTAGAAAACAGGGTTTTTCAGGCAAGTCTGATTGGGAAATGATCGGGAGACTTAAAAAGTTGTTGGAAATTCCAGTAATTGCTAATGGAGATATCAAAAATCCAGATGACGCTCTTAATTGTTTAAAAAAAACAAATGCTGATGGTGTAATGATTGGACGAGGAATTTTAGGATCCCCATGGAAAATAGGAGAAATAGATTATGCCCTTAGAGAAAATAAAAATTTTAAAAAACCAAAAACAGAAGAAAAACTATATTTAATTATTGAGCATCTTGATGAATTAATAAAAGAAAAAGGAGATCATGGATTGCTAATTGCAAGGAAACATATCTCATGGACATGCAAAGACTTTAAAGGAGCATCAAATTTGAGAAAAAACTTGGTTAGAGCTGCTGATAAAAATGAAGTTAAAAATTTAATAATTAAAATGATTAAAACTTTGAATAATGAAAAACATAGATTAGATTAA
- a CDS encoding acyl-CoA thioesterase: MNSKPVWKIEKIVLPQDADHAGVMWHGKYFNWLEESRINALSEVGISYFELTKNGLDLPLINTSIKYKSPLFLGEKIIIESEFNIDKSPRINVISKFLNKKNEILTIAEVNLVLINKLNFSIIRKRPDFLSEAFSKLNG, encoded by the coding sequence ATGAACTCAAAACCAGTTTGGAAAATAGAAAAAATTGTCTTACCTCAAGATGCAGATCATGCAGGCGTGATGTGGCACGGTAAGTATTTTAATTGGCTTGAAGAAAGCCGAATAAATGCACTTTCGGAAGTAGGTATAAGTTATTTCGAACTAACTAAAAATGGCTTAGATTTACCTTTAATCAATACTTCAATAAAATATAAATCTCCTTTATTTCTTGGTGAAAAAATAATAATCGAGAGCGAATTCAATATTGATAAAAGTCCTAGGATTAATGTAATTTCAAAGTTTCTTAACAAAAAAAATGAAATCTTAACTATTGCTGAAGTCAATTTAGTCTTAATAAATAAACTGAATTTTTCTATAATAAGAAAAAGGCCAGATTTCCTATCGGAAGCCTTTAGTAAGTTAAACGGTTAA
- a CDS encoding glutathione peroxidase — translation MQVDVQNTSVLSADGSSIKLGEYSGEVILVVNVASYCGNTAQYEDLQKLHDLYSSKGLRILAFPCNDFGKQEPDSLSEIKDFCTTKYGVKFEIYEKVHAKGNTTEPYTTLNKVEPEGDVEWNFEKFLIGKDSKVIARFKPGVKPFDENLIAAIEVALDS, via the coding sequence ATGCAAGTTGACGTACAAAATACTAGTGTTCTTTCCGCAGATGGATCATCCATAAAACTAGGTGAATATTCAGGGGAAGTAATTTTAGTTGTTAATGTAGCTAGTTATTGCGGAAATACAGCTCAGTATGAGGATCTTCAAAAGCTTCATGATTTATATTCAAGCAAAGGCCTACGAATACTTGCATTCCCTTGTAATGATTTCGGGAAACAAGAACCCGACTCTCTTTCAGAAATAAAAGATTTTTGCACAACAAAATATGGAGTTAAGTTTGAAATCTATGAAAAAGTTCATGCCAAAGGCAACACCACAGAACCATACACGACCCTTAACAAAGTTGAACCTGAAGGAGATGTTGAATGGAATTTCGAGAAGTTTCTGATAGGGAAAGATAGTAAAGTAATTGCAAGATTCAAGCCAGGTGTTAAACCCTTTGACGAAAACTTAATAGCAGCTATAGAAGTAGCTTTAGATTCATAA
- a CDS encoding lectin subunit alpha: MDPLDPLTEIINSGQGFSPAIALERIIWAIIGIFFLGAILKSITNSMRSQNWFGRNFLFSYSQEKKITDDTSSQPSDVDE; the protein is encoded by the coding sequence TTGGACCCTTTAGACCCACTTACTGAAATTATTAATTCCGGTCAAGGTTTTTCACCTGCAATTGCTTTAGAAAGAATTATTTGGGCAATTATTGGAATCTTTTTTTTAGGAGCGATTTTAAAATCAATAACTAATAGCATGCGAAGTCAAAATTGGTTTGGTAGAAATTTTTTATTTAGTTATTCTCAAGAAAAAAAAATTACAGATGATACCTCCTCACAACCTTCTGATGTTGACGAATAA